Proteins encoded together in one Balearica regulorum gibbericeps isolate bBalReg1 chromosome 3, bBalReg1.pri, whole genome shotgun sequence window:
- the LOC142601217 gene encoding T-cell activation Rho GTPase-activating protein-like: MLPRPIQELLAVLQQEGPSTEGIFRRAQSGAACRELREALDRGADVDMGSQPALLLAVVLKDFLRSIPSKLLVNNLYEDWMAAMQQSSKEEKISELKAVAEKLPAANLLLLKRLLSLLQHIGRNAGTSRMTSSNLAICIGPSLLSPPNEDLLPLEAMLAVTEKVKGLVQFVMENCRELFGEEARELPSPPAEESPAPTERSRELRLEEQSVPAVTADTEHQAADLLRAPRSLLGVLRGAGGDTALESEMAEVRQLPRHCDGVSGGGGEFLRRPSGCGASCWQQSRGVFGFFLRAPG, from the exons ATGCTGCCCCGGCCCATCCAG gagctgctggctgtcctgcagcaggaagggcCTTCGACGGAGGGCATCTTCCGCAGAGCTCAGAGCGGGGCAGCCTGCCGGGAGCTGCGGGAGGCCCTGGACCGCGGTGCCGACGTCGACATGGGAAGCCAGCCCGCGCTGCTGCTGGCCGTCGTCTTGAAG GACTTCCTCCGAAGCATCCCCTCCAAGCTCCTCGTGAACAACCTCTACGAGGACTGGATGGCAGCgatgcagcagagcagcaaggaggagaagATCTCGGAGCTGAAAGC GGTGGCCGAGAAGTTGCCTGCGGCCAATCTCCTCCTGCTCAAGCGGctgctgtccctgctccagcacatcGGCCGCAACGCAGGCACCAGCAGGATGACCTCCAGCAACCTGGCCATCTGCATCGGGCCAAGCCTGCTGAGCCCGCCCAACGAGGACCTGCTCCCGCTGGAGGCCATGCTGGCGGTGACTGAGAAG GTGAAGGGGCTGGTGCAGTTCGTGATGGAGAACTGCAGGGAACTCTTTGGGGAGGAGGCAAGGGAGCTTCCCAGCCCGCCAGCCGAGGAGTCGCCAGCCCCCACGGAGAGATCCAGAG AGCTGCGTTTGGAGGAGCAAAGTGTCCCTGCAGTCACAGCGGACACCGAGCACCAGGCAGCAGACTTGCTGCGTGCACCCCGCTCTCTGCTCGGTGTCCTCAGAGGAGCTGGGGGAGACACGGCGCTGGAGTCTGAAATGGCAGAGGTACGTCAGCTCCCCAGGCACTGTGACGGCGTGTCTGGTGGAGGAGGGGAGTTTCTGAGGAGGCCAAGCGGCTGCGGTGCCtcttgctggcagcagagccggGGCGTGTTTGGGTTCTTCCTCCGCGCCCCGGGATGA
- the LOC142601215 gene encoding uncharacterized protein LOC142601215 gives MGQASCCCGSREALSEAEAVLSADVRLSRGRRRSERRLLLLQEELVVAKLQRGTSVRPQLRLALDQLWVLSGRKKVAWEEEGQEEKEGSDEDSTSLIFIWPTGSCVANFGSWALKELWLRTLLGTPEGAKRARVSRVPSLKLLQKELSCRHPWRTFSARSLERLLEGQAEADPKQRPTTVPFNNEGMVSPGRAPQGRTSAGGGRTPAGQRPLDVVLHSLEQGRARAGTVLQAGQGRAGCGKRWLGGLH, from the exons ATGGGCCAggccagctgctgctgcggctCCAG ggaggcTCTCAGCGAGGCCGAGGCGGTGCTGAGCGCAGACGTGCGGCTGAGCCGGGGCCGCAGGAGGAGCGAGAGgcgccttctcctcctccaggagGAACTGGTGGTGGCCAAGTTGCA acGTGGCACCAGCGTGCGCCCACAGCTCCGCCTGGCCCTGGACCAGCTGTGGGTGCTGAGCGGCAGGAAGAAGGTGGCGTGGGAGGaagaagggcaggaggagaaggaaggcagcGATGAGGACAGCACCTCCCTCATCTTCATCTGGCCCACCGGCTCCTGCGTTGCCAATTTCGG ctcctgggcgCTGAAGGAGCTGTGGCTGCGCACACTGCTGGG GACACCCGAAGGAGCCAAGAGAGCCCGCGTGAGCCGTGTCCCATCGCTCAAACTCCTGCAGAAGGAGCTGAGCTGCCGCCACCCC TGGAGGACGTTCAGCGCCAGGAGCCtggagaggctgctggaggGCCAGGCAGAG GCTGACCCCAAGCAAAGGCCAACGACGGTCCCGTTTAACAACGAAGGGATGGTCTCACCAG GTCGGGCACCCCAAGGGAGGACGTCAGCCGGAGGAGGAAGGACACCCGCTGGGCAGCGGCCGCTGGACGTGGTTCTCCACAGcttggagcagggcagggcgaGGGCTGG CAccgtgctgcaggcagggcagggcagggcaggctgcgGGAAGCGCTGGCTGGGCGGTCTCCATTGA